cttTAAAATACCTTTCACTGAGTCTGCCCAGAGACTCTGCTGTTTCCTAAGCGTTGTCCTCTGGTGGTCAGGGATACTCCAACAGCAGTGGGTCCTGCCGTTCGTGCAGCAGCTAAAGACAGACTTACAAGTACTATTTGTAGTGCAGCAGCTAAAGACAGACTTACAAGTACTATTTGTAAAGCTCTTAGAAGATCCCACTTAAAGTGAGACTGTAACTAaaggatccattcttatctgggACTatagaggtttgtttgtttgtttgtttgtttgtttgagacaggttctcttgtagtccaggctagcctggggtgCAACCTTGTTGCTATTAGAACTCCTTGTTGCTTTGAATTCCTATTTCACAAAGATTTAGTcatgtgcacacctttaatcctagccctgggaggctgaggcaggcagatctctgagttcaaggacagtctgatTTACGTAGTAAGTTCCTAGACAGTTGGGCTTCATAGGAAAACTTTGtctgggggagaaaaaaaaggagtGTAGATGTGAGAGAAAATGCCTGTCTTCTTGCCCGGTGACCTGACTGCATTGTTTGAGAcccagaaggaggaaggagacaaCTGACTCCTAAAGGTTGTTGTCCATACTTGTGCCGCGGCACATacatttattcacacacacacacacacacacacacacacaccagtgttgCTCTCAACAACACTGAACTTAACTACTCTGCTTATCCCCACTGCTATCTGCTGGCCCAAACCATCCCTTGGCTGACATACACATCCTAATAGCATgcatttataaatacatacatacatacatacatacatacatatatacatacatacaatacatacataaatgtaatttaaaagtgTGAGCATAAAGAATTGAGGCATAAATTAGCATCCACTAGGGAAAGGAGGATGGGAGGAAAAGTGTCAGTCAGAGGACATAGTATGCATGAAGCCATTGAGGGAATTCTAAAGTAATAAATAGGAGTTGAGAATTTAAGGCATAGAATTGCATGGACTGACTCTATATGGGTCAAACACAACTTTCCTGTTAAATTTTACAGTACTCTTAGGTGCAAGCTGATTATATAATAACTCCATATAATGTGTTTAGACTTTGTCCTAGATGGAGTCTTAGGACACTACTGTTTCCTGTGCTGAGTTTCCTCTAAGAGTCATTGCTCCTGAGACCGGAGCCATGGCTCAGCAcatcagagcactgactgctcttatagaggacctgggtttggtttccagcacccatgtggtggctcattactataattccagctccagaggctCCAACCCCATCTCCTGGCCTCCTCTGCAGTCACCGAGCACTTGgtacaaagacatacatgcaggcaaaaatactcatatgcatataaataaataaataaataaataaataaataaataaataaaaataattaaaaattttcgAGTCACCACTCTCTTGATTTGGTTGTGAGCCAGGGGAAAGGATGCTACTGCCCAGACTTAGCATGGAGGTTGCTGTCTATCGGGAATGCTggaagcagggtgggggtgggcggtGGGGCGTGAGCCTTGAAAGCTGCAGCCCCTAATAAGCAGAGTACACTGCTCCTTCCTTTAGCCTTCCTTGATGCTGTGGACTCCTGGTTCAAGGTCTTGCTGCCAAAGATATATCCATTTCTCTACCACAATGGAGGCAACATCATTAGCATTCAGGTACGAATGGGAAGTGGGCTGACCAGGAGACAGTGACACACTGTTCTTAACCTTCCTGTCTCATAGCTGGGATCCTCTTTTCCTTGTCCCTGGCAGGTGGAGAATGAATACGGTAGCTACAGGGCCTGTGACTTCAAGTATATGAGACACTTGGCTGGCCTCTTCCGCGCCTTACTAGGAGACAAGATCTTGCTCTTCACCACAGATGGGCCTCAAGGACTCAGATGTGGTTCCCTTCAGGGACTCTACACCACTATAGATTTTGGCCCAGGTCTCTTAAACAAGGATTGGGTGTGGAGTCTGGGGGCATAGGCACCTCCTCtgtgatatttgtttgtttgtttgtttgtttttaacacttttttgttttgttttttgcagctGACAACGCTACCAGAATGTTTTCCCTGCTTCGGGACTATGAGCCTCGTGGGCCATTGGTGAGAGGGCATGGGAAGAGGAATGAGAAACGGCCTGGCTGGAACCGGTCCAGCTTGTTCCCACCTCACTGGGGTTCCTTTCACATCTCCCTCTAGGTGAACTCTGAGTACTATACAGGCTGGCTGGATTACTGGGGCCAGAATCACTCCACACGGTCCAGTCCAGCTGTAGCCGACGGACTAGAAAATATGCTCAAGTTGGGAGCCAGTGTGAACATGTAACTGAAGACACAGTGTGTTCCTGGGAGCTGGGGTTTTAAAGTTCAGATTCCATAGGTCCGATTTTGCCCTTTTCCCCACTCGCCCCCCACTCTAGGTACATGTTCCATGGAGGTACCAACTTTGGATACTGGAATGGTGAGTATCAATTCCCTCTGATGGGAGCAGGGAGGAAACAAGGAATCAGAATCTTGGGCTGGATGGATTAGGATATGTAGAAGCCATTATGATGTCCACTTTCCCGTCTAATGGCAAGATTTTTCTGCACAAGGCTCTGTGCTTAGTGCCTATCACCTAAGATGATGCTGAATTAATGAAATTACTTTAACCCAGGTGCTGACGAGAAGGGACAGTTCCTTCCAATTACTACCAGCTACGACTATGATGCACCCATATCTGAAGCAGGGGACCCTACACCTAAGCTTTTTGCGATCCGAAGTGTCATCAGCAAGGTGCCCTTTTATTAACTGGGGAGAAGGGAGAGTTCCCACACTGTACAGGAGCCCTACAAACTGGTGGTGTTTGTCTGGGGAACAGAGCCCACTTAGTATCCCACGAAGCGGTTCCCACTCAGATAGGACCATCTGGGGAATTCCACACGTGGAGAATTATAGGGTCTTCATGGCTCCCTGCAGCCCATCCCTGGGTTCCAGGTCAAGAACCTTCTTTTAGAGCCTTGGATTGTTTTAGTTTTCCTATGACTACTGAGAGAATTTGGgctcagttccaggaaatcccCTTGGGACCTTTACCTCCCCCCAGCCCCAAGATGAAGCTTGGACCTTTCGCTGTGAACCTGGTAAGTCTCTCCCCCATCTTTTCTGATCTTACACTGTTGTTTTCTGACTCAGTTACCTTGAGCAGCCCTCACTTCAGAAGCTTAACAGTTTGGTTACCCTTTGTCCTCACAGGATGGGAATTTGCTGTCTTTCCTAGACTTTCTCTGCCCCCAAGGCCCCATCCATTCAGTTTTGCCCTTGACCTTTGAGGCTGTTAATCTGGTAAGACATAAACCCCTATCAGATGGGAAGGGCAGGCTCCTTTAACAAGTCCCTTTGGCTGCTAGTCGTCCTTACAGTGCTCCTTCCTTCCTATCACCATTTCATCTTAAGTCCTCATCCTTCCGTGTCTAGGACCATGGCTTTATGCTGTACAGGACCTATCTGACTTATACTGTTCTAGAACCAACACCATTCTGGGTGCCAAATAACGGGATTCATGACCGTGCCTATGTGATGGTAGATGGGGTAAGAGACTCATCCTAACCATCGTGCTTTcaatcccaccccctccccaaacacCCTTCAGCTTTAACGTTTCCCCATTCCCATCCCTTCCCCATCTGTCTGCCCAGGTTATAAGCTGGGATTTGGGGGGACATGGTGGGGCACACCTACattcccaaaaaaaaaaagaaaaagaaaagcagtagCCGTgccggtggcgcacgcctttaatcccagcacttgggaggcagaggcaggtggatttctgagttcaaggccggcctggtctagagtgagttccgggacagccagggctacacagaggaactgtctcgaaaaacaaaacaaaacaaaacaaaaaaagtgttcTAACATGATTCATTGTATAGTGGCCAAGAACACTGGGCTCTTCTTTGACCAGAGCCTATCTCTTTCCCACAGGTATTGATGGGTGTTCTGGAGCGGAGCTTGAGACAAGAACTGTATTTGACTGGGAGAGTAGGGACCCGGCTGGACATACTGCTGGAGAATATGGGAAGGCTCAGCTTCGGCTCTAACCACAGTGACTTCAAGGTGAGCTGGGTTTGTCTCTTCTTCTCCAGGACCTTAACCACCTCTCTTGGGGAACAGGGCCTAATGGAAGCACTCTGCATTTAGGTGGAGGCACAGGAATGGAGTCGAGGATGTGGACATGGCCAGTTACGTGCCAGGGCTTGATGGGCACAGTGTAGGCCCGGCTCAGTGAGTGACTTCTGACTTGTTTCCCCACAGGGCCTGTTAGAACCACCACTTCTGGGGCAGACTATCCTCACCCAGTGGATGATGTTCCCTCTCAAGGTGGATAAGCTTGTAAAATGGTGGTTCCCCCTGCAGCTGATGAAAAGGGCCCAGCCTCAAGCTTCCTCTGTCCCTGCCTTCTATTCCGCAAAGTTTCCGGTTTTAGGCTTACCTGGGGACACATTTCTCTATCTACCTGGATGGACCAAGGTATTGCTAATGATGGTAGAAGGAATTGTGGGGGGCACATTACAAGGAAACCAAACTGGACATGCAAATAACAGTCCTGATTAGAAAGCCGAAGGGGGTAACTGCACGCGTGGAGAGCTGACCCTTTCTTTTTCCactccatcccttcccccagGGCCAAGTGTGGATCAATGGGTTTAACTTGGGCCGGTACTGGACAATGCGGGGTCCACAACAGACCCTATACGTGCCAAGACTGCTGCTGTTTGGTAGATCCATCAACAAAATCACATTGTTGGAGCTAGAAAATGTGCCTCATGACCCACAAATCCAGTTTTTGGATACGCCTATCCTCAATAGCACTTTGCACTGGGGGTATAACTATCTTCTCTCAGAAACACAGGGTTCCTTTGTACCAATGGAGTTAAGTGGGCACTGAAAGAAAGATAACCCTGAAGTCTGGGACACAGGGCAGGATCCTTTGGTGATGGCCACAGTGACCATAAAGAATCAAAGGCTACAATCTCTCTGACTGTAAGTACACACACAGTTTTCTTGCCAAACTTTATTGTGATTAAAATTCCAAAGACAGTACTGGCTCCACACACCTTCGTGGCCCTGTCTTTGCCCCGGTTCCTGACTGTCCTTTACCACCCATCTTCCAAATAACGTCGAGCTTCATGAGGAGGAGAGCCCTAGGTCTGGATGTGTCCTCTTGGGACCCAGAGGTGGCCCCAGGTGCTGTAAGAACTCAAGATGAAGGTCTTCCCGCCTGACTGCGATGGTCTCGAAGGCAACGTGTGGAGCAGAAAGAGAAGTCGAGGTAGTGAAAGGGAACGAGGCCTTGGAGGGGCACTCCACAACTCCAGCAGCGTCtgagcaaaaggaagaaaaatgattgGGCAGGTACCCCACAAACTTCCCCATCTAAGCGCTGCCCAGCCCTTAAAGGTCCCAGGGACTCTCAAGTCCCCTCTGAACACCACGAAGGCCCTCATTCCCCGTGCCTTCACTTACTCACCATGAACACCACGAAGGCCCTCATTCCCCGTGCCTTCACTCATTCACCATGAACACCACGAAGGCCCTCATTCACGACCCAGCTGGCTCCTATAATACAGGAGGCCACCCTTTCACTCATCCCCTGGCCCCCGTACCGTACCCAGCATTGACAACTGCAGAGTCAGGAACTGGAGGGCTAGGGGCTCCCAACTGGGCAGCAAGTCGGCGCTCTGCAGCTAGAGCTCTCTGCAAAGCAGAAAAGATGTTACAGACAGAAGTCTAAAGATGAACAGTGCACTCAGGAAATACTGGCTCAGTCTGGGGAGGAGGTAGGTGCTTACGGAAGCCTGGCAGTGCAAGACTGGTGCCTCACCTTCTCTCGGTCACTGAGGGCAGCGAACCGCCGGcgctcctcctgctcctgttcTTCCTGCTCCCTCTGCTTCCGCTGCTGCTGCCCCCGCTGCTGTCGAGCTGCCTTCTGCTCTTTTTTCCTTGTAGCCTGCCGGGCCTCCATTTCCTGAGTCAATGGCCCTGGCACCTGGAAGATTCCCCAAAGATATAATAAAACtacaaggaagcaggaagggccTAAGGAGGACCTCTGATGCCTTCCGCTCTGTAGCTCCTTCTCCAACTCACCCGAGCCTTGCTGTAATCATAGGCATCTGGATTCTTCTCCATGAACCTCCGGAATTCATTACGCGTTGATTTGTCAGCTGCTACAGTATAAGGTAGTCGAGCCCTAGAGTCCCTAAGGACAAACACCCAAAACCAAGTTCAACTTGCCTCCTGTTTTTCCTGGCATCACCCAAGGAAATAGTATCAAGTGCCACCATGAACTACCACGTTATGTTCTCTCTACCTAAATGGGGTCAGGAAGGAGATACTCACTGCATAGTGGGGTCAGCACCTGCTTCCAACAGCAAACGAACTACCAAG
The Apodemus sylvaticus chromosome 9, mApoSyl1.1, whole genome shotgun sequence DNA segment above includes these coding regions:
- the Glb1l gene encoding beta-galactosidase-1-like protein — protein: MTPGLLLVILMLLSQGEARSFVVDREHDRFLLDGVPFRYVSGSLHYFRVPRVLWADRLLKMHLSGLNAVQFYVPWNYHEPEPGIYNFNGSRDLIAFLKETAKANLLVILRPGPYICAEWEMGGLPSWLLRNPNILLRTSDPAFLDAVDSWFKVLLPKIYPFLYHNGGNIISIQVENEYGSYRACDFKYMRHLAGLFRALLGDKILLFTTDGPQGLRCGSLQGLYTTIDFGPADNATRMFSLLRDYEPRGPLVNSEYYTGWLDYWGQNHSTRSSPAVADGLENMLKLGASVNMYMFHGGTNFGYWNGADEKGQFLPITTSYDYDAPISEAGDPTPKLFAIRSVISKFQEIPLGPLPPPSPKMKLGPFAVNLDGNLLSFLDFLCPQGPIHSVLPLTFEAVNLDHGFMLYRTYLTYTVLEPTPFWVPNNGIHDRAYVMVDGVLMGVLERSLRQELYLTGRVGTRLDILLENMGRLSFGSNHSDFKGLLEPPLLGQTILTQWMMFPLKVDKLVKWWFPLQLMKRAQPQASSVPAFYSAKFPVLGLPGDTFLYLPGWTKGQVWINGFNLGRYWTMRGPQQTLYVPRLLLFGRSINKITLLELENVPHDPQIQFLDTPILNSTLHWGYNYLLSETQGSFVPMELSGH